DNA sequence from the Ischnura elegans chromosome 8, ioIscEleg1.1, whole genome shotgun sequence genome:
aatatttggatattcaatttaatattaagaATTGTCTATCAGGAAGCattgtgtatattttatttcagcaatacattttgaattcttttctattttatgcCATCAAATCCAGAATTTTAATTTGCCCAATATGATCACTCACGAGACTGAAATATCTTCTCCATATTACCTGAAATTCAATCATAATTTTGTTGCATTCATCATAATCATACAATGAAATGCTATATCCTCATTTTTGTATCAGGCCATCAAGAATAGGACGCCTCAGTTTAACAACAACTTCCAAAAGCGTTGGATTCCATGGTTACCTGACAGTAGGTACTTCGATGGATGTGCCAGGTTGATGGGTCTGTGGAAGGTGATAGTCTGGGCCACATATGCCATTATTGCAGGAGTAAATGCAAAGATCCCTGTCTATTGGGGATCGCAGTTCTCTCCATTGGAACAAGAAGGCAAGGAAACTACAACAGGAAGTACAAAACCTCAGAAAAGTAAAAAACACCCTATGGTCATTATGTCTCATGGCATGGCTGGCAACCGATTTGCACATTCTGCCTTAGGACTTGAAATGGCATCTCATGGATTTGTGGTGGCTGTATTAGAGCATAGGTAAGTTGAATGAGATTGGGTAAATATATTGatacattattttcaaatgaaaatgagacACTTAGTTTACAGAGGTCATTCAGATATGGATTGTTAGCATTTTTCATGTTACCAGCTGTACAATGGAAGAACTGCTTCCTCCCCGCTTGCATAATCTAATGTGATGAAATAAAAGTCGGTTACCAATGAATCAAGCTGATTccccttaatatttacaaattcatttaCTTGAACCTCATTCATTAGATTCTGAAATAAAAGCAGTTCCTATGTGAGTTTAAAACTGGTCCTTCCTGATGAAATGTAACTGTAACATTAAAATCACACACTGATGTTGATGCTTTTTCAGTTTTTCTGCTTTCCATACATTCTTCACAGTTGTCTTCAGTTTCTTGAATTTTATCTGGCATTTGATCATCACTGAATTATGGTTGCTGGTAATATATGGCCCAGAGTAGCTTCTGCAGTCTTTCACCTGGTTTCAAAGGCCTCTTTCAGACGGGACGGCTTTTTGCCAGCCACCGTCTGCGACATGGCGCCGTGCTTTCAAATAATCATAGGGCTCTATGGATGCCTTCAAACGAGTCAAATCTCTCCATTGATGGCACGGCACCTATTTCAATCCGGCATGGTGCTGTGCCATCTACTGCATGAAATACACGCAATGCTACCTTGAGGCTGCTTTCAGACAATACTTTTCGCTGGCTGCTGTTCACGGCACAGGCCGTGAAATTGATACGGCTTTTAGACGAGACGGCTCTCTGCATTTCACGGCAAGCAGGGTAAAGTCGTATCGTCTGAAAGCGACCTAAATCTCTGCTTCACCAAGATTTAGTCTATTTAAAATCCACATCTCGTGGTATTTTCCTCATATATCCTCTTTGGTCAtgacttttaaataatttgttagcAACAGCTAGCCTGCTGTCAGTGCTCCACTCTAAAAGTATCCCTCCTCTGGCTACTTCATTTTGCTGATTCCTAGTTCCTGACCTTTTCTTTACTGACCCGTGTTCTTCACCTTTCCACCGTCAGGTCCTGCAATCTTCAGGGTCAAAGTGATCTCACATTCCTTTCCTAAAAGTCTTATCATCTTTGAGCTATGTATCCTTTTTGGTAGTCTCTCTGTGCAGATCTGAATTTGGGACTAGTTTGATTCCAGCATGTTTTACTCAAGAAGATACCATCATGTCGTATGATCCTAGGTTTTCCAGGCATagcaggtgcagaaaagtttctcgagttttccattggttgatgttttccatgtctcccgaaatTTTGAGctgcgacttgctgttcatcctcagggtatCTTCTGAATGATCATTtcatcattcggaagatcccctgaggatgaactgcaagtcactgctcgaaacgtcaggagacatggaaaacatcaactggtggaaaacccaagaaaattttctgcatacCATCATGTCTTTTGTAAAATATTGTGTGGAGTATTGGCAACTCCTTCgaataataatgtggtggtttccccttgccttccatgTCACGGTACTACAACTGTTACAGTGAATTCTGCCACACCTGCAGTGATATGAGTTTCAATGTACTGACCGCTGTAGTCTCTACCTTCACTCACATGGAAAGCTGCTGCCTTACCCCCCAGGTTAACTTACCCAAGGATAGACATATACCACTCATTACTGCTTATTTGATGAGCAAACTTACTTATATCGTCGATAACCTCTGTATCTCGAGATTGGTCCACCATCCGCAACCTGATGGATGCTCTTGGTGGCTCTATGCTTAGCCACAGGGAGCTCCATCTAAAACAAGTATTCAACTTGAGTGAGTCTTACAAAGGAAATCAGTCAATATGTATTTACAGAGGTTTTGCAGGGGTGAATCTCTTGAAGTTGAATCagcagaagaattttcaaactgctCATGCAAGTCTTCCATATGTGACAGTGGACGTGTAAAAAAGACCCATTGACTGGGTAGCCACTCTTCTAGGGAACCAAGAAGGTCAGGGAATTTCACTGTGTAGGAAAGAAATGTAATttaagggaaaatgaaaaagagtgAATATATTATATAGTACGTGTGTATagacagtattttttattatattcaaatgGCTATTTTTTGTTCCTGTGGATAGGTGTATCTAGGATATTTGAACATCTCATTTCCATCATACATATGCCTTATAAGTGTTGCTTGATaactgttaaaatttatttttacactgtAGCGTTGGTCAATACATGATGAAGCAAACACTTATATTATTCCACACTTATTCAATATGAATGCCAACCTGGGTTTTTAcaattcaatgccatttttgaGAAAGTGCCACTGACAATGTCGTGAGTTGCTCGTATGACTCTTGGTTATTTGATTCCATGTAATGAAGTTGGGCTTCACCCAAGGCATTCTGGAAGGTGTGGTCATCATCTAGCAATGATATCATTGCTAGAGGTGACAGCAATGTATAGAATAGTATTTGGTACTGCCAGTATTTTTATACCATCCAATGTATTGTAACTACATATTGTTATGTTGTGTTTCACATCAGTGACATTAGGAGGGTCAGGGAGTCATACAAGTCATTATGCCACAGAATTGATCTAAAAGCAAACTCAGGGCTCAAATGTTTACTTTATCATTGATTCCCTTTTCTTAAGTTTTAAGCTTTTAATGATATTGTGATTTTGTATTTACTGGGCACATTCCTCATATTTTTCAGGGATGGATCAGCTTCAGGAACATACTATTATAAGTCAAAGGAGATGAGAGACAAAGGAGAAAAGACATGGTTGCCTTATAAAAATGTGAAGTTTGGTAATTCAATACATCATGAAGTAAGAAAGGAGCAGGTAATTGTCTCTTTTATTCTTTTAAGACATTTGTAAAAAGGCCTTGtcgacattttatttatcatttttacgcATGTCCCATATTTTGCATAATATGTCATTAAGTTTAGATTTTGTTGTATTTGGAGAATTGTTGTTGCATTGGAGGTTTTTCTGTGAAAAATCAaggtttttttaatcaattttttagtGTTATATCTTTGGCACTGGTAATGTGTATAATGGGATTTTGTGTGTTGTCTTTAAATTGAGGGGAATCAATGTTGCTTCGGTATCAGGGCCCCTGAGATTTTGCTTGGGAAAGGGACGAGAAATCTATTGAGGGGACTGGATTTATTTTGCAATTGTGTCCAACCATTTAAGCTGATGAAAAGACCTGTGTGGCCTGGAAATGGATGGCAGGATGAAATCCTGCATTttgtattgtttcatttttttctgttcctaCTGCAGTGAAATGTGCTTGCGATCTTCAACCAGTGCATTCATGGCAAAAGAGGCTTTTGACTCTGGGAGTGGCATGATTCTATTTGGTGTCATATTCTTTCTGTAGTTCACTCTGTGGGAGGGTGGTATTGTAATGGGTACAGCACTTGGCGTCACATCAAGGGGTCTCCAGTGCTAATCTTGGTTGAAGCATTTGAACACTTGCAACCAAGAATCCTCAAAGTGAAAGGTCACCAAGGGAATGCACCAAAGGACTGTGTTTAACTTATAACCTTCTCCAGAACACTCATTTTCTCTGTTTCTGCCATCTGTACATGATATCAAAATGAGTAAGTTTTTTTCTTCAGTGTTAAAATGAAAACATCAAGTCTTAGGAAGGAGGTGATTAGGTGGTGTGAGAAACTTACAAAACTTCTCATGGAAACATAAGATTGCACTTccttcattgatattttattcctGGATTTTGATTCAGAGGCTCACTTTAAGATCAATTTCTTCCCTTGAATTAGGTTGAAATACGATCTGAGGAACTCATAAAGGCCCTGAATCTCATGGAGAAAATCAACTTGGGACAGATGGATGACAATGACAATATTCTTCATGGCGAATATGCTGGAAACGAGTTTAAAATTTCACAGATGAAAGTAAGAACCAGCTTTTTCGTTCTTTCTAAACTGTGGAATATACCAAATTATAACTGATATAATGCCCATActtttcatattcaattattttatgtccttagAAAAATATGGTAAACAAGAAATTGTGAATAGCAGTTGGAAGTCCCTCGAGTGTCgtcaccagatctcgttcaaattttgctaagtgataggaaatggatacccatcaGGTGATATATTGTTTCAGCTGCCAATGCTCAATACTTTTTGAGATATTAGCAACGGAAAGACCTAGGTAAATGGATAAATGTATGCAACCCACAGCATGACAATACAACGTCAGTATTCGTCATCCTATAAATGAAATTCAAGGGGCCATTGGTGTGCTGCTGGTTGCATATATTTAGGAGTTTGATTGTTAATTTCTGTAGCTAATATGTATCtggcaaaagagaggaggctaagacaaagattaacctaggaaagcataagcttgaagaggtgaaagagttttcttacttgggaagccaaattataccatttttctgaactgacggcggctgaccttgagcgtgctcgaaatccacccactcttctagccaataacaggagagcgacaggagaaagtgtggaagaacccgcagtctctctccgacctccgtgcagtgcacatcgctctccagctagcagtgttgccaagccgaatcttatGAGATCCTACAGggctcgttctgccgcccccgaaagtaccgttattcccaaggctggcaacgccggtcagccggatggaggggaacggaggagaaatgggaaggggatggagggaaacggagaggtggaaggggcagcgtttctcattggctagtttctattttccacccagccgccgtcagttcggaaaaatggtataatttggcttcccaagtaagaaaactctttcagcttatgctttcctaggtatACCAATGATGGgtggagcaagaaagaaatagtgcaggcaaagagggctttctactagagatgtgcgaatagtatccgcgaatactcgaatacctcgaatactagaaagtattcgatattcgagatctcgaatagttatgccaaagataccgtctcaaatacctcaaatacatactttgaatttcgcgtcatgcactgtcgctcgcacgtcgttggttgttgacttggaaaaattaagagaactctagtcgattagtgcatgcagtgccgttttaggcaagctgacgaactacatcaaattcgaggGTTAGAGCggttagagcagtgaaaagagttcgacgtggggaactgaaattgatcgggtgaaaaaaatccgaaaatcccaggtgtcccccatcaggagaacctcagtgtcgtgggatagcaacattggcgcatttcccacgatccgctatccccctccattcagcattcaccccacccaatctgacgattttatcttctccgaaatcaaacaaaaggtcccagctcgtgcagtgatcgtattacgaagaccttagcttcgaaaaaaataccaagttaccggaaaataatagaatcgcgtttcacccttcactctttctcccccactgaccattttcccgcatccatcttttgataaaaatgagatgaggtgtttaccatgtgcactttgtggctaataacgacaggcacttttgaatcttccccaggagatgaaactaccatagggagaaactcagggccgtgggatagtgacattggcgcatttcccacgatctgctatccccctccattcagcatttgcctcaaccactctgacgatttcctcctctccgaaatcaaacaaaagatcccagctcgcgcagggatcgtattacaaagaccttagcttggaaaaatatatcaagttacacgagaacaataaaaacgtgtctcacgcccttCCCCACTCTACTCACTCAGTGGCCTTTTTTTGCTTACCTGCTTcgagttccccatttctggaggccaactgctgcatgagtcatctactagcccaaaagttgtctaataatgactttcggcaattggtattacacttttattggattgaaatattagtaatgtgcgcgtaatttaaaaaagaataagaccaaacaggacatatttctgacttaatttaagcattttacgcaggaaaataaatgccggaaagacaaagaaatacgacggaggcttagcattttggcgtaatgctcaaataaggtggtttcctattattattttattgcctaaatcgaaagattattactcctggagtacgtatttaacgcttttagatttttattagacgatatctatttttggcgattaaatgaaaagagaaaaatttcaagcgcgcgaaaaccgcgacgggtaagtatgaatgccgggaaaaactccgcgtgacgttgttctgcttcccgttgccgcgagtgaggtgaccttggggcgaggttctgagcgctgatacgacgcaggatgctagcaggtagctgagtaccatgctagctggtagcagttggcttaaataaggattattaatatctcatcaaatgaaggaaactttccgaccttaggcagtgttaataggtgattattaagaccatgtttccctgagctctgtgcctcatgcatgaattgctaatctcagacggtgtaaaactcctatctactcatatagaaactaggtcactgtgacgtcacatgaagtggcatcgcatgggcgccaatctggcctttttcaaatgagggtgaaattgaccattgccattcgtataaaccggtatttctataaccaaataatttgtatattattattacactaatggtgtgtaccGAATCACATTCGATGTCTTTCGtattctttaatgaaggaaactaccctattgtttacataaaattaaaatattccatcaatcagctaaattcctctttgaatcctttaaaggaaatcacaattactcgccaaaatcttgggtttcctgctgcataggcgacctagtcaaacattcccgcattcatcgtttagtattcgaggtattcgaatattcgagctatgatttgaTATTCAAGCTATGATTtgatattcgagctatgatttgatattcgaattcgatactcgaattcaagaaatctgctattcgacccatccctactttctacaaaaagaagaatcttcttacagctgagaatacaagcatagaagtatggaaacagttcattagatgctacatatggagtatgtttctctatggaagcacggcttggacgttgacagcagcagagaagtcaagagtggaagcattcgaaatgtggtgttactgaagaatgatgaagataaaatggattgaccatataagtaacgaggaagtgcttagaagagtggaagaaatgagaagccttctaaaaaccttaagcagtaGACGATACAACTTAGTTGttcacattttgaggcatggcGACCTAATGAAGACTATCTTAGAAGTTCAGctaacatactccatatgtagcatccaATGAATGTTGagaaggggtgagtggaatgggaacattaccctacctccaacccatcgcccattgacgtcatcagtaaCCTCGGCATGAGCACACTCCAATAACCCCTCCCatcccttcctccccctcccgaaaaacctatgaaaaggctgtcacccaaggctatgtaccttgacaatggcacaagctgccgaaaccgtggtctgtaaaaataaaatagtgtggaaacagacaagttgttttaataagctgaatatcaaagatttccaccgcatcacgccggacccTGTATCTTCTATCCtaggactggtggaagggaagaagaggaagggactgccccgaatgagttacataggacatgttataaaaggatgtgaaagataagaaatatgttgctataaaaaggttagcggatagaagagagaaatggagaggtgtgtcaaaccaatcctaggattgttgactaatgatgatgatgatgatgaatatgtaTCTTGATATGTACTGAGCAttggcagctgaaacaaaaactactcTTTATAGGTATCCATTTTCCAttacctagcaaaatttgaacaaggTCTGGTGGTGACAattgagggactttccttgtaaGTCATTTATGATGGTACTGCTTGCTATCCTGCTAGTCCTTCTGGTCGGAGGTACAGATGGAGGAAGCTTGCAATGCCTGAAGGTTTTCATTGCTGTTTGCAATTCCTTGGTAACATGTAGAATAAGGATTTGGTGATATTTCATAAGTCATTGGCAGTATAATCTTATGGCTGACATAGTTTTATCTATATTTTGTGAATGCATTACAATAcgtttttctcaaatttttaggGAAGACTAAATGTGATCTCCCCAGCTGTAATTGGTTTCTCATTTGGTGGACCCTCAGCTCTGACTGCTATTAAGAAGGATTTTAGGTTTAGGTAAAAAAACTTATGatgatatattaaataatttaaaccaGGTGTTCTAAAATTACTTTAAGTGACAAGTCCATTTGGCAGTAATTTGGGATGAACTTTTATCAAGATATATTTGACAATAGGACTATaggttcaatattttctttgaatgaatgTTAATTATAGTACCTACTCTATTCTTGGAGAAAAATCAGTGTGATGACTTTGGTAGCCTTAGAATGTATGGAAAAACtagtttgttaaataaattttcagactTGACCTGCGCTGATTTGGAATTCATTCATACattcaatttttctttgaatgtgatatttttatgtagcatgaaaactttgaaattttcctataaatccttatttatttatctctGATCAAAACAATATTCTGCTCTTTTTTATAGACTTTGTTTTGTCCTTTCATTCATGTCATTCCCAGCATAGACAAGGTAGGAGAGGAAGTTTAAATACATACTGGAGTTAGACTTTCTTTTGCTCGAATCAGACCTGTCACTTTGTTGTTCTGTTTaatatgaatagggtagtttccttcatcaaagaaaacgaaagaaattgattgcgattcgttacccaccattagtgtaatcataatatgcaaattatttggctttagaaatcccagtttagacgaatgttaatggtcatttttaacctcatttggaaaaggccagattggtgcccatgcgatgccgctccacgtgacatcacagggacccagatgctatacgagtagtcaggagtttaacatcgccagagattaccattgcatgcatgaggcacagagctcagggaaacatctcttaataatcaactattaacaCTGCCTGtggccggaaagtttccctcgtttgatagggtattaataatccttatttaagccaagcactacccactagcagggtactctgctacctgctagcagcccgcatcgtggcggcgctcataccctcgccccaaggtcacctcacacaacgacagtgggaaccagaatgacgtcacacaggcttttcccagcattcctaatTAACTGTTgtgttttcgcgagcttgaaaattttcacttttcatttaaccgtgaaaaatagatatgtaccgccatttaaaaatctatgagtgtgaaatgcatactccaggagtaataatatttcgatttagacagttaaaaaataataggaaaccaccctattccagcggctactaattttttcaattacttgTTTGCATTAatcttaatgattttttttaacaattcctGAATTTAACTGTCAAAATTCACTTAtacataaatgatttttaaaaagtaatttttatttctttaggaGAGGTATTGCCTTGGATGTATGGATGTTCCCAATCAAGGGTGAGATAAAGGAATTTGGCGAGACTCTGGCTTCATCTGAAGCATCTGGTGATCCAAGATGCAAGATGCTCTTTATTAATACAGAGACATTCCataatgatataaatttaaaggcAACAAAGGAACTCCTGGATTTAATGAAGAAAGGGTCTAATGAACCCACTGTTGCCACAATAAGGTTGGTTGCTATCAGTGTGTAAATGTTTATTCCAGGCTTCTTGGAGTATTTAACCCCTCGTGCATGGTAGGCATTTAACCATCATATGGAATCGTTGTGCCTTAGCGGCGATCGTGGTTTTAAAATTGGTGTAGaaattttccattccgatggatcattttgaaattttcagtagtgtattttttcttctttcttcatctacatatctaattttgtttgcatagtgttgatagtttatattttattggcctctaatgaaaaaagttacgtcgttggatttacggcacCGCTGCAgtgccgagaatttcctcattgctgcgtcggggactgcactctcaatgttaatttcaaagcaattatgttttgtatgaaaatctattagtgtatttataatcataatatttaattttttaaaccctaCAAaccaaatgaaattgtttaacaaaaggaaaatattacaatactaattttgctttctctttaGCTAAGAATAATTATGTTTGCCttgttataatgttcattgacaaaacttcatctttttgaaagaattattcatagaaactcatggctaggcaagattgttttttccatggcttccagaacttagttttgcttgggcaaaACTAAGTTCCGCTCCATGTCCATGTACCTGCCGTGGGGATAATCACCTTTGGGTAAATCCCAGGGTTACtatgtttagaattacaccagtcagcaattctaagaaaatttcaacataatgtgttatccgaattcgtagaataatgcttctcaccgttgtgtgaatatttctcgttgaatgagtaactgtaactcaccaggagattcagaggtttcaccaaCCACTGTGAAGAACATATCACATGGCTACTGTTATATGTCTTGCACCTCtcatttgaaatattcctttgcggctacgatagtctacaCAAAATTGCTGGTGTTCATATAAATACCAATGACGTTACAGATTACatttggggtgaaatcaagattacTACctaactaattgtgtgatagaaaataatttctttttcctgacaaatatttcagtatttacatggtgaaaattgtttaatgataaataaaagaatagaCAGTTtaccgtgaagtgaaaatttgcaaatatatttcttgttttttgtGTACTTAAATGCACAGAGATTTAATTCATCAGGGTTTTTACTAACGTGAAGgagtgagtgaggaggagaaaggagaagcaATGCCAGGTTGGTTGTTTTGAGGTTAAGGGGTGGAGATAATAtatggtagtgtgtcgactgccaaggatcagggaatacccagatcgttcgGTCAGGTAAGCGTAGAAAACCCTTATTgtgaaaaaggttgggagtgcatgAATTAAACTCAAAAGCCTGCTTTTCTTTGTGGCCCTCCCATCATttcaagaaggtccagctcgggtgggtcattagggtggagagaagttcaatcatgttttgtgggaggggggaagaaggtggtgaataaGGAAGCTTACaattagtgggaaggtatggatagtctcaatgtaTGGGTCAGGGAAACACTACAgaaagaaaaggtgagggaagtcctcccagtggagggtatttttgtcaccccagaatgTTCTTCCATCAGTCCCTCAcacagagctggacgaaagaaaataggcaccTGTTCCTTCTCCcgtaccacctataacccatgcttgtaagaagttatttttttttgatttcccaccaatccagtagtaaaacctcatctgatgcactcccacgcatcacatttaccCATCCATCTTTAAGGAAACCTTCTCAGTGAGGGAATAAGGAATGTGGTAGGAAAAAATACcagctcttctagctccacctccaaagcatcattgggttctttgacacgtcacctttatcccatattttttatatttcaaaactcataggacttcatttctttaattgcaggatataagctcccagaatattcgtaagatttgtcttgatcgccagaatcctgaaaaaatcacgaaagtaacgaCCGTCTCTTCTCATTTCACCTACACCTGTTcgtttattaatgtttaataactTAGCCTTCTAAATACtttgcaaagatataacatatgagtggacgcagtgaagcaaaattatatcacatgggcataaacgaattttattcggtcttcatttttagtatttagatacaaaaaataaagacaatgtaaacattaaaaagctgAGTTTGTCCAgcactgcatatcagaaaaaatatttaaatcaaccattgtacacgaaattaaaactttcatttgaaataacAGACAAAaggaacagaaatagagagcatCAGGTCAACAAATgcaaaagaatgcagcgttcaagtttttttgttttaacttccacagtaatgggttaaatctagcaaaacacggtgataaataaagataatagatgtatttactaatataaatcagaaaacatgtaaataaaggctaactttgaaagataataacaaaaaatgatgcAGTACTGCTGCGGCGCGGTAAATACAATGACGTAACTAAattcgtaaatccatatgagggttagtTAAATCCCATCCCAACGGCcagatgagatttaaatgacttcatctttttggcatgctatcattcaataatttataactttcataatatttaatcaataatgttaaaaaattttataaacttgCATAATATAATGCGATACTACATGCTAATTTTTCGAGTGATGAAACAATAAATATGTATTGTTTTGTGTGTCTCATTCtacgaactaatgaataaattttcagttttcaaagatttcaattttgtttcaaataagctGCGAGATTtataacattccatgcatttttttatacaattacTTGATTTGTAGAAATTTATTAATGCtgtcattttattacttccagaGGAACTACTCATGAATATTTGTGCGATTGGTCATTGCTCCTTGGAAGCTGGCTGGATTTAATGCATTATGGGAAACGGCTGCCGATTCATGGACACCAACTGTTTTGCAATTTGGTCTTACAGTTTCTTGCAGAACAATATGAAGCAGAGGAGGATTCTGGTAAGATTATTGAAATAGGCTCCAAGTTGTGTGATTGTTTTTGCAGTCTCAATGAAACGCAAGTCA
Encoded proteins:
- the LOC124164174 gene encoding platelet-activating factor acetylhydrolase-like isoform X1 codes for the protein MWELLEKMTKAVHLPVPTGPYVPGGVDIMTEYSSSGSFIRLYYPSESVAIKNRTPQFNNNFQKRWIPWLPDSRYFDGCARLMGLWKVIVWATYAIIAGVNAKIPVYWGSQFSPLEQEGKETTTGSTKPQKSKKHPMVIMSHGMAGNRFAHSALGLEMASHGFVVAVLEHRDGSASGTYYYKSKEMRDKGEKTWLPYKNVKFGNSIHHEVRKEQVEIRSEELIKALNLMEKINLGQMDDNDNILHGEYAGNEFKISQMKGRLNVISPAVIGFSFGGPSALTAIKKDFRFRRGIALDVWMFPIKGEIKEFGETLASSEASGDPRCKMLFINTETFHNDINLKATKELLDLMKKGSNEPTVATIRGTTHEYLCDWSLLLGSWLDLMHYGKRLPIHGHQLFCNLVLQFLAEQYEAEEDSAGLTPELKSDCDDFLQCQLQHLVFDLMDGKSDQ
- the LOC124164174 gene encoding platelet-activating factor acetylhydrolase-like isoform X2, which produces MWELLEKMTKAVHLPVPTGPYVPGGVDIMTEYSSSGSFIRLYYPSESVAIKNRTPQFNNNFQKRWIPWLPDSRYFDGCARLMGLWKVIVWATYAIIAGVNAKIPVYWGSQFSPLEQEGKETTTGSTKPQKSKKHPMVIMSHGMAGNRFAHSALGLEMASHGFVVAVLEHRDGSASGTYYYKSKEMRDKGEKTWLPYKNVKFGNSIHHEVRKEQVEIRSEELIKALNLMEKINLGQMDDNDNILHGEYAGNEFKISQMKGRLNVISPAVIGFSFGGPSALTAIKKDFRFRRGIALDVWMFPIKGEIKEFGETLASSEASGDPRCKMLFINTETFHNDINLKATKELLDLMKKGSNEPTVATIRGTTHEYLCDWSLLLGSWLDLMHYGKRLPIHGHQLFCNLVLQFLAEQYEAEEDSGLTPELKSDCDDFLQCQLQHLVFDLMDGKSDQ